A single genomic interval of Astyanax mexicanus isolate ESR-SI-001 chromosome 4, AstMex3_surface, whole genome shotgun sequence harbors:
- the LOC103025145 gene encoding alpha-amylase-like gives MKLLILVTLLGLSSAQFSPNMKDGRTSLVHLFEWRWADIAAECERYLAPNGFGGVQISPPSESIVVTNPFHPWWQRYQPISYNLCSRSGNENELRDMITRCNNVGVNIYVDAVINHMCGSGGGAGTHSSCGTYFNANTKEFPSIPFTGWDFNDAKCNTGSGEIENYNDINQVRNCRLVGLLDLALEKDYVRGKVADYMNALIDMGVAGFRVDACKHMWPVDLSAVYGRLNNLNTKWFSGGSRPFIFQEVIDLGGEPITAAEYTGLGRVTEFKYGAKLGTVMRKWNGEKLSYLKNWGEGWGMMASDKALVFVDNHDNQRGHGAGGASIVTFWDARLYKMAVALMLAHPYGVTRVMSSFRWDRNIVNGQDQNDWMGPPSYGDGTTKPVPINADSTCGDGWVCEHRWRQIRNMVIFRNVVGGAVFANWWDNGSNQIAFGRGNRGFIVINNDDWTLDATLATGLPGGTYCDVISGQKEGGSCTGKQVTVGSDGKAYFKISNSEEDPFFAIHADSKL, from the exons ATGAAGCTTCTGATTTTGGTAACTCTGCTCGGGCTGAGCTCGGCTCAGTTCAGCCCGAATATGAAGGATGGAAGAACTTCCCTCGTCCACCTGTTCGAATGGCGCTGGGCTGATATCGCAGCAGAGTGCGAGAGATACCTGGCACCCAACGGCTTTGGAGGAGTTCAG ATCTCTCCTCCAAGCGAGAGCATCGTGGTCACCAACCCATTTCACCCATGGTGGCAGAGATACCAGCCAATCAGCTACAACCTGTGCTCCAGATCAGGAAATGAGAACGAGCTGAGGGACATGATCACCAGATGCAACAATGTCGGG GTGAACATCTACGTAGATGCAGTCATCAACCACATGTGTGGATCAGGTGGTGGCGCTGGCACACACTCCAGCTGTGGCACTTATTTCAACGCCAACACCAAGGAGTTCCCATCAATTCCATTCACAGGCTGGGACTTCAACGATGCCAAGTGCAACACTGGCAGTGGAGAAATCGAGAACTATAACGATATTAATCAG GTGAGAAACTGCCGTCTGGTTGGTCTTCTGGACCTGGCCTTGGAGAAAGACTACGTTCGTGGTAAGGTGGCCGATTACATGAACGCTCTTATCGACATGGGCGTGGCCGGGTTCAGAGTGGACGCCTGCAAGCACATGTGGCCTGTAGATCTCAGCGCCGTTTACGGACGCCTCAATAACCTCAACACCAAATGGTTCTCAGGTGGTTCCAGACCCTTCATCTTCCAAGAG GTTATTGATCTCGGTGgtgagccaatcacagctgctgagtACACTGGACTGGGCAGAGTGACCGAGTTCAAGTATGGCGCCAAGCTGGGAACCGTTATGCGTAAATGGAACGGAGAAAAGCTTTCCTACCTTAA GAACTGGGGTGAGGGATGGGGAATGATGGCCTCAGATAAAGCCCTGGTGTTCGTTGATAACCACGATAATCAGCGAGGCCATGGAGCTGGAGGAGCATCCATCGTCACATTCTGGGATGCCAG GCTTTACAAGATGGCTGTTGCTTTGATGTTGGCCCATCCCTACGGAGTGACCAGAGTGATGTCCAGTTTCCGTTGGGACCGTAACATCGTCAACGGCCAG GATCAGAACGACTGGATGGGACCACCCAGCTACGGCGACGGCACAACCAAGCCTGTGCCCATCAATGCAGACAGTACCTGTGGAGACGGCTGGGTCTGTGAGCACAGGTGGCGTCAGATCAG GAACATGGTGATTTTCCGAAATGTGGTTGGAGGAGCGGTGTTCGCCAACTGGTGGGACAACGGCAGTAATCAGATCGCTTTCGGCCGCGGTAACCGCGGTTTCATCGTCATCAACAACGACGACTG GACCCTGGACGCCACCCTGGCCACCGGCCTGCCTGGAGGAACCTACTGTGATGTCATTTCCGGTCAGAAGGAGGGAGGTAGTTGCACTGGAAAGCAGGTGACGGTTGGAAGTGACGGAAAGGCCTATTTCAAAATCAGCAACTCGGAAGAAGATCCATTTTTTGCCATCCATGCTGACTCCAAACTGTAA
- the amy2a gene encoding alpha-amylase — protein sequence MKLLILVTLLGLSSAQFSPNTRSGRTSIVHLFEWRWADIAAECERYLAPNGFGGVQISPPSESIVVTNPSYPWWQRYQPISYKLCSRSGNENELRDMITRCNNVGVNIYVDAVINHMCGSGGGAGTHSSCGTYFNANTKEFPGVPYSALDFNDSKCKTGSGGIENYNDVNQVRNCRLVGLLDLALEKDYVRGKVADYMNKLIDMGVAGFRVDACKHMWPGDLSAIYGRLKNLNTKWFSSGSRPFIFQEVIDLGGEPIKASEYTGLGRVTEFKYGAKLGNVVRKWNGEKLSYLKNWGEGWGMMPTGKALVFVDNHDNQRGHGAGGASILTFWDARLYKIATGFMLAHPYGVTRVMSSYRWNRNIVNGQDRNDWIGPPSSSGGVTKPVTINSDSTCGNDWVCEHRWRQIKNMVIFRNVVNGQPLSNWWDNGNNMIAFGRGNRGFIIINNDTWSMDITLNTGLPGGTYCDVISGQKEGSRCTGKQVTVGSDGRANFKISNSDQDPFIAIHASSKL from the exons ATGAAGCTTCTGATTTTGGTAACTCTGCTCGGGCTGAGCTCGGCTCAGTTCAGCCCAAATACGAGGAGCGGAAGAACCTCCATCGTCCACCTGTTCGAATGGCGCTGGGCTGATATCGCAGCAGAGTGCGAGAGATACCTGGCACCCAACGGCTTTGGAGGAGTTCAG ATCTCACCTCCAAGCGAGAGCATCGTGGTCACCAACCCATCGTATCCGTGGTGGCAGAGATACCAGCCAATCAGCTACAAACTGTGCTCCAGATCAGGAAATGAGAACGAGCTGAGGGACATGATCACCAGATGCAACAATGTCGGG GTGAACATCTACGTAGATGCAGTCATCAACCACATGTGTGGATCAGGTGGTGGCGCTGGCACACACTCCAGCTGTGGCACTTATTTCAACGCCAACACCAAGGAGTTCCCAGGTGTGCCGTACTCAGCATTGGACTTCAACGATTCGAAATGTAAAACCGGCAGTGGAGGAATCGAGAACTATAACGATGTTAATCAG GTGAGAAACTGCCGTCTGGTTGGTCTTCTGGACCTGGCCCTGGAGAAAGACTACGTTCGTGGAAAGGTGGCCGATTACATGAACAAGCTTATTGATATGGGCGTGGCCGGATTCAGAGTGGATGCCTGCAAGCACATGTGGCCTGGAGATCTCAGCGCCATTTATGGACGTCTCAAAAACCTCAACACTAAATGGTTCTCGAGTGGTTCCAGACCTTTCATCTTCCAAGAG GTTATTGATCTCGGTGGTGAGCCCATCAAAGCTTCTGAGTACACAGGACTTGGAAGAGTGACCGAGTTCAAGTATGGCGCCAAGCTGGGTAACGTTGTCCGTAAATGGAACGGAGAAAAGCTTTCCTACCTCAA GAACTGGGGTGAGGGATGGGGAATGATGCCCACCGGTAAAGCCCTGGTGTTCGTTGATAACCATGATAATCAGAGAGGCCATGGAGCTGGAGGTGCATCCATTCTCACATTCTGGGATGCCAG GCTTTATAAGATCGCCACTGGATTTATGTTGGCCCATCCCTACGGAGTGACCAGAGTGATGTCCAGCTACCGTTGGAACCGGAACATCGTCAACGGACAG GATCGCAATGACTGGATTGGGCCACCCAGCTCCAGTGGCGGCGTCACCAAGCCGGTAACCATCAATTCGGACTCTACCTGTGGAAATGATTGGGTTTGTGAGCACAGGTGGCGTCAAATCAA GAACATGGTGATTTTCCGAAATGTGGTCAACGGACAGCCTTTAAGCAACTGGTGGGATAACGGAAATAACATGATTGCTTTTGGCCGTGGTAATCGTggtttcatcatcatcaacaacGACACCTG GAGCATGGACATAACTCTGAACACCGGTTTACCTGGAGGAACCTACTGTGATGTCATTTCCGGCCAGAAGGAGGGAAGTAGATGCACCGGAAAGCAGGTGACGGTTGGAAGTGACGGACGAGCCAACTTCAAAATCAGCAACTCCGATCAAGATCCGTTCATTGCTATCCATGCTAGCTCTAAACTGTAA
- the LOC111188230 gene encoding alpha-amylase-like: MKLLILVTLLGLSSAQFSPNTRSGRTSIVHLFEWRWADIAAECERYLAPNGFGGVQISPPSESIVVTNPSYPWWQRYQPISYKLCSRSGNENELRDMITRCNNVGVNIYVDAVINHMCGSGGGAGTHSSCGTYFNANTKEFPGVPYSALDFNDSKCKTGSGGIENYNDVNQVRNCRLVGLLDLALEKDYVRGKVADYMNKLIDMGVAGFRVDACKHMWPGDLSAIYGRLKNLNTKWFSSGSRPFIFQEVIDLGGEPIKASEYTGLGRVTEFKYGAKLGNVVRKWNGEKLSYLKNWGEGWGMMPTGKALVFVDNHDNQRGHGAGGASILTFWDARLYKIATGFMLAHPYGVTRVMSSYRWNRNIVNGQDRNDWIGPPSSSGGVTKPVTINSDSTCGNDWVCEHRWRQIKNMVIFRNVVNGQPLSNWWDNGNNMIAFGRGNRGFIIINNDTWSMDITLNTGLPGGTYCDVISGQKEGSRCTGKQVTVGSDGRANFKISNSDQDPFIAIHASSKL, encoded by the exons ATGAAGCTTCTGATTTTGGTAACTCTGCTCGGGCTGAGCTCGGCTCAGTTCAGCCCGAATACGAGGAGCGGAAGAACCTCCATCGTCCACCTGTTCGAATGGCGCTGGGCTGATATCGCAGCAGAGTGCGAGAGATACCTGGCACCCAACGGCTTTGGAGGAGTTCAG ATCTCACCTCCAAGCGAGAGCATCGTGGTCACCAACCCATCATATCCATGGTGGCAGAGATACCAGCCAATCAGCTACAAACTGTGCTCCAGATCAGGAAATGAGAACGAGCTGAGGGACATGATCACCAGATGCAACAATGTCGGG GTGAACATCTACGTAGATGCAGTCATCAACCACATGTGTGGATCAGGTGGTGGCGCTGGCACACACTCCAGCTGCGGCACTTATTTCAACGCCAACACCAAGGAGTTCCCAGGTGTGCCGTACTCAGCATTGGACTTCAACGATTCGAAATGTAAAACCGGCAGTGGAGGAATCGAGAACTATAACGATGTTAATCAG GTGAGAAACTGCCGTCTGGTTGGTCTTCTGGACCTGGCCCTGGAGAAAGACTACGTTCGTGGAAAGGTGGCCGATTACATGAACAAGCTTATTGATATGGGCGTGGCCGGATTCAGAGTGGATGCCTGCAAGCACATGTGGCCTGGAGATCTCAGCGCCATTTATGGACGTCTCAAAAACCTCAACACTAAATGGTTCTCGAGTGGTTCCAGACCTTTCATCTTCCAAGAG GTTATTGATCTCGGTGGTGAGCCCATCAAAGCTTCTGAGTACACAGGACTTGGAAGAGTGACCGAGTTCAAGTATGGCGCCAAGCTGGGTAACGTTGTCCGTAAATGGAACGGAGAAAAGCTTTCCTACCTCAA GAACTGGGGTGAGGGATGGGGAATGATGCCCACCGGTAAAGCCCTGGTGTTCGTTGATAACCATGATAATCAGAGAGGCCATGGAGCTGGAGGTGCATCCATTCTCACATTCTGGGATGCCAG GCTTTATAAGATCGCCACTGGATTTATGTTGGCCCATCCCTACGGAGTGACCAGAGTGATGTCCAGCTACCGTTGGAACCGGAACATTGTCAACGGACAG GATCGCAATGACTGGATTGGGCCACCCAGCTCCAGTGGCGGCGTCACCAAGCCGGTAACCATCAATTCGGACTCTACCTGTGGAAATGATTGGGTTTGTGAGCACAGGTGGCGTCAAATCAA GAACATGGTGATTTTCCGAAATGTGGTCAACGGACAGCCTTTAAGCAACTGGTGGGATAACGGAAATAACATGATTGCTTTTGGCCGTGGTAATCGTggtttcatcatcatcaacaacGACACCTG GAGCATGGACATAACTCTGAACACCGGTTTACCTGGAGGAACCTACTGTGATGTCATTTCCGGCCAGAAGGAGGGAAGTAGATGCACCGGAAAGCAGGTGACGGTTGGAAGTGACGGACGAGCCAACTTCAAAATCAGCAACTCCGATCAAGATCCGTTCATTGCTATCCATGCTAGCTCTAAACTGTAA